One stretch of Pseudomonas sp. NC02 DNA includes these proteins:
- the flgK gene encoding flagellar hook-associated protein FlgK, translating to MSLLNIGMSGLNAAQGSLSVLSNNIANVNTPGYSRQQSAQTANASNAYGGVFIGTGTTLADVRRVYNQFLTTAYQNSTALDSDANAYLDQASAIDKTLSDSNTGMSSVLSAFFAAAQTASATPGDVSARQLLLTSAQTLSNRFNSISGQLNQQKQTINSQLSTMTDQVNKLTSSIASLNKQIAQAQGTSSSAPANLLDSRDEAVRSLNELIGVTATEKNGQFSITTGTGQSLVEGGISNNISAVPSSTDNSQYTIQLSMGDSSIDLGNVVTGGSIGGLLRYRSDVLMPAINDLGRIAIATADTINNQLGQGLDLNGEFGSSLFTDINSAAAISQRSQGAAGNSAGSGNLNVTIKDSSQLMTYDYKVTFTSGNQYNVVRSDGKAMGSFDTTTTPPPVIDGFTLALDGKGPMAAGDSFKVSPTANGATGIGVDLKDVNKLAFAGPLAGNASKTNTGTGTFTPPQLTVPLDIHGGADTAQLRAGIENSMPVKMLFGKPAADGTQSYTVSDAQGNPIGSGTIIPGQGNKISINVPMRDASGALIPGKSFNFDTTVGGSPANGDSTTFSFNASGTSDNRNAQQLLDLQTKATVGASDGSPGVSLVSANARLVSQVGSKASQAATDSTATGALLAANKAASNSVSQVNLDEEAGDMIKFQQYYTASSQIIKAAQETFSTLINAL from the coding sequence ATGAGTTTGCTCAATATCGGGATGTCGGGGCTCAATGCCGCCCAGGGATCGTTGTCGGTCTTAAGTAACAACATCGCCAACGTCAACACCCCGGGATACTCGCGTCAACAGAGCGCTCAGACCGCGAATGCGTCGAACGCCTACGGCGGCGTATTTATCGGCACCGGTACGACCCTGGCGGACGTGCGTCGGGTGTACAACCAGTTCCTCACCACGGCTTACCAGAACAGCACGGCACTCGACAGCGATGCCAACGCCTACCTGGACCAGGCCAGTGCCATCGACAAGACCTTGTCGGATTCCAACACCGGCATGTCTTCGGTGCTCAGTGCCTTTTTCGCGGCGGCGCAGACGGCTTCTGCCACCCCGGGCGACGTGTCCGCGCGCCAATTGCTGCTGACCAGCGCCCAGACCCTGAGCAACCGCTTCAACTCCATTTCCGGCCAGTTGAACCAGCAGAAACAAACGATCAACAGTCAGTTGAGCACCATGACGGATCAGGTCAACAAGCTGACGTCCTCGATCGCCTCGCTCAACAAGCAGATTGCCCAGGCCCAGGGGACTTCCAGCAGTGCGCCGGCCAACCTGCTGGACTCGCGTGACGAAGCGGTGCGCTCGCTCAACGAGCTGATCGGCGTTACGGCCACGGAAAAAAACGGACAGTTCAGTATTACGACCGGTACGGGGCAGTCGCTGGTGGAAGGCGGGATATCCAATAATATCTCTGCGGTACCGAGTAGCACTGACAATAGCCAGTACACCATCCAGCTCTCGATGGGCGACTCGTCCATTGACCTTGGCAATGTGGTCACCGGCGGCAGTATCGGTGGCTTGCTGCGCTATCGCAGTGACGTGCTGATGCCGGCCATCAATGATCTGGGGCGCATCGCGATTGCCACGGCAGACACGATCAACAACCAGTTGGGCCAGGGCCTGGACCTCAACGGCGAATTCGGTTCGTCGCTGTTCACCGATATCAACAGCGCGGCGGCGATTTCCCAGCGTAGCCAAGGGGCCGCCGGCAACAGCGCGGGGTCTGGCAACCTGAATGTCACGATCAAGGACAGCAGCCAGCTGATGACCTACGACTACAAAGTCACGTTTACCAGCGGTAACCAGTACAACGTCGTCCGCTCCGACGGCAAGGCCATGGGTTCGTTCGACACCACCACCACGCCGCCGCCGGTGATTGATGGCTTTACCCTGGCACTGGACGGCAAAGGGCCCATGGCTGCCGGTGACAGCTTCAAGGTCAGCCCCACGGCCAACGGGGCCACGGGCATCGGTGTCGATCTGAAGGACGTCAACAAGCTCGCCTTCGCGGGCCCCTTGGCGGGGAACGCAAGCAAGACCAACACCGGCACCGGTACGTTCACACCGCCTCAGCTGACTGTGCCGCTGGATATTCATGGCGGCGCTGATACCGCCCAGTTGCGCGCCGGCATCGAAAACTCCATGCCGGTAAAAATGCTCTTTGGCAAGCCGGCCGCCGACGGCACCCAGTCGTATACGGTGAGCGACGCGCAAGGCAATCCGATCGGCAGTGGCACCATCATCCCGGGCCAGGGCAACAAGATCAGCATCAACGTACCGATGCGCGATGCCTCCGGTGCGTTGATCCCGGGCAAAAGCTTCAACTTCGACACCACGGTCGGCGGCTCGCCTGCCAATGGTGACAGCACGACTTTCTCGTTCAACGCTTCGGGCACCTCCGACAACCGCAACGCCCAGCAATTGCTGGACTTGCAGACCAAGGCCACCGTAGGCGCCAGCGACGGCAGCCCGGGTGTGAGCCTGGTCAGCGCCAACGCCCGACTCGTGTCGCAGGTGGGCTCCAAAGCCAGCCAGGCCGCTACCGACTCCACCGCGACGGGTGCGCTGTTGGCAGCGAACAAGGCGGCCAGCAACTCGGTGTCCCAGGTCAACCTGGATGAAGAGGCGGGTGACATGATCAAGTTCCAGCAGTACTACACCGCGTCGTCGCAGATCATCAAGGCTGCGCAAGAAACTTTCAGCACACTGATTAATGCCCTTTAA
- a CDS encoding sigma-54-dependent phenylalanine hydroxylase transcriptional regulator PhhR: MRIKVHCQNRIGILRDILNLLVEYGVNVAKGEVGGEHGNAIYLYCPNLVNLQFQALRPQFEAIAGVFGVKRVGLMPSERRHMELNALLGALEFPVLSIDMGGSIVAANRAAAQLLGVRVDEVPGIPLSRYAEDFDLPELVRASKSRINGLRVKVKGDVFLADIAPLQSSEHDDSEAMAGAVLTLHRADRVGERIYNVRKQELRGFDSIFQSSRVMAAVVREARRMAPLDAPLLIEGETGTGKELLARACHLASPRGQSPLMALNCAGLPESMAETELFGYGPGAFEGARAEGKLGLLELTAGGTLFLDGVGEMSARLQVKLLRFLQDGCFRRVGSDEEVYLDVRVICATQVDLSELCARGEFRQDLYHRLNVLSLHIPPLRECLDGLPPLVEHFLDQASRQIGCPLPKLAPAAMERLSHYHWPGNVRQLENVLFQAVSLCEGGTVKAEHIRLPDYGVRQPLGDFSLEGGLEEIVGRFEKAVLAQLYAEHPSSRLLGKRLGVSHTTIANKLRDYEVVKAERG; encoded by the coding sequence ATGCGTATCAAAGTGCATTGCCAGAACCGCATCGGCATCCTGCGGGACATCCTCAACCTACTGGTGGAGTACGGCGTGAACGTCGCCAAGGGCGAGGTCGGTGGCGAGCACGGCAACGCCATCTACCTCTATTGCCCGAACCTGGTGAACCTGCAGTTCCAGGCATTGCGCCCGCAGTTCGAGGCGATTGCCGGGGTATTTGGCGTCAAGCGGGTAGGGCTGATGCCCAGCGAGCGTCGGCATATGGAGCTCAACGCGCTGCTGGGGGCGCTGGAGTTTCCGGTGCTGTCCATCGACATGGGCGGCTCCATCGTCGCGGCCAACCGCGCGGCGGCGCAGTTGCTCGGAGTACGGGTGGATGAGGTGCCGGGCATTCCGTTGTCGCGCTACGCCGAAGATTTCGATTTGCCGGAACTGGTACGGGCCAGCAAATCGCGAATCAACGGCCTGCGGGTCAAGGTCAAGGGCGATGTATTCCTGGCCGATATTGCGCCGCTGCAATCCTCCGAGCATGACGACAGCGAAGCCATGGCCGGCGCCGTACTGACCCTGCACCGCGCCGACCGGGTGGGTGAGCGTATCTACAATGTGCGCAAGCAGGAGCTGCGCGGCTTCGACAGCATTTTCCAAAGCTCCAGGGTCATGGCCGCCGTGGTGCGTGAGGCTCGGCGCATGGCGCCGTTGGATGCGCCTCTATTAATAGAAGGCGAAACCGGCACTGGCAAAGAGTTGCTGGCCCGCGCTTGTCACCTGGCCAGCCCGCGCGGCCAGTCGCCGTTGATGGCGCTCAACTGCGCCGGTTTGCCCGAGTCCATGGCCGAGACCGAGTTGTTCGGGTATGGTCCCGGCGCCTTTGAAGGGGCGAGGGCGGAGGGCAAGTTGGGACTGCTGGAGCTGACGGCGGGCGGTACGTTGTTTCTCGACGGCGTCGGCGAAATGAGCGCGCGATTGCAGGTGAAGTTGCTGCGCTTTCTGCAGGACGGCTGCTTTCGCCGTGTAGGCAGTGATGAAGAGGTGTACCTGGATGTGCGGGTGATCTGCGCGACCCAGGTGGACCTTTCCGAACTGTGCGCCCGGGGCGAATTCCGCCAGGACCTTTACCATCGTCTCAATGTGCTCTCGCTGCATATCCCGCCGCTACGCGAGTGCCTCGACGGTTTGCCGCCGCTGGTGGAGCACTTCCTGGATCAGGCCAGCCGGCAGATCGGCTGCCCGCTGCCCAAGCTCGCACCGGCGGCGATGGAACGCCTCAGCCATTACCACTGGCCGGGAAATGTGCGGCAGTTGGAGAACGTGCTGTTCCAGGCGGTTTCGCTGTGTGAGGGCGGCACCGTCAAGGCCGAGCACATTCGCCTGCCGGACTATGGCGTGCGCCAGCCGCTGGGGGATTTTTCCCTGGAAGGCGGGTTGGAGGAGATCGTCGGGCGCTTTGAAAAGGCGGTGCTGGCGCAGTTGTATGCCGAACATCCCAGCAGCCGGCTGTTGGGCAAGCGGCTGGGCGTGTCCCACACCACTATTGCCAACAAGTTGCGCGACTACGAAGTCGTCAAAGCCGAACGCGGTTAA
- a CDS encoding ketoacyl-ACP synthase III yields MIGIKSIASYVPADGIDNYAQGAKFAKDEEFIIGKIGSAFLPRKDAAQETSDLCVEAVNALFANNPDLKRESIDALIVVTQNGDEEGLPHTAAIVQDKLGLPTHVAAFDISLGCSGYVYGIYAMKGFMEATGLKNGLLVTADPYSKIVDPEDRNTTMLFGDAATATWMGEDAPWQLGKSKFGTDGSGAPHLKVSDGVFFMNGRQVFNFALLKVPAHLHELLNESDLKADEIDAFCIHQGSAAIVDAVARRFEDAPVDKFIKDMVETGNTVSSSIPLLLEKHMLDSTWKRVAISGFGVGLSWGSAILHRP; encoded by the coding sequence ATGATTGGCATAAAAAGCATCGCCAGTTACGTGCCGGCAGACGGGATTGATAACTACGCCCAGGGTGCCAAATTCGCCAAGGATGAAGAATTCATCATTGGCAAGATCGGTTCGGCGTTCCTGCCGCGCAAGGATGCCGCGCAGGAAACCTCCGATCTGTGCGTCGAGGCGGTCAACGCCTTGTTTGCCAACAACCCCGATTTGAAGCGCGAGTCCATCGATGCGCTGATCGTCGTTACCCAGAATGGCGACGAAGAGGGCTTGCCTCACACCGCCGCCATCGTCCAGGACAAGCTGGGCCTGCCGACGCACGTGGCGGCCTTCGATATTTCCCTGGGCTGCTCGGGCTACGTCTACGGCATCTATGCGATGAAGGGCTTCATGGAGGCTACCGGCCTGAAGAACGGCCTGCTGGTGACCGCCGATCCGTACTCGAAGATCGTCGACCCGGAAGACCGCAACACCACCATGCTGTTCGGCGATGCCGCTACCGCCACCTGGATGGGTGAAGATGCGCCGTGGCAGTTGGGCAAGTCCAAGTTCGGCACTGACGGCTCCGGTGCGCCGCACTTGAAGGTCAGCGATGGCGTGTTCTTCATGAACGGCCGCCAGGTGTTCAACTTCGCCTTGCTCAAGGTGCCGGCGCATTTGCACGAGCTGCTCAACGAATCGGACCTCAAGGCTGACGAGATCGATGCGTTCTGCATCCACCAGGGCAGTGCGGCGATTGTCGACGCCGTGGCCCGACGTTTCGAAGACGCGCCGGTGGACAAGTTCATCAAGGACATGGTCGAGACCGGCAATACTGTGTCCTCGAGCATTCCGCTGCTGCTGGAAAAGCACATGCTCGACTCCACCTGGAAGCGCGTCGCCATCAGTGGTTTTGGTGTGGGGCTGTCCTGGGGCTCGGCGATTTTGCACCGCCCTTGA
- the flgJ gene encoding flagellar assembly peptidoglycan hydrolase FlgJ, producing MAMDMRKSGLTSTADSGSYSDLNRLNQLKVGDKNSDGNMRKVAQEFESLFLGEMLKSMRSATEALGKDNPLNTPAAKQYQEMYDQQLAVSLSREGGGIGLADVLLRQMQKNKPVDAQAATLQGPAAPAKKVDVPTEIAAGTKADGPLGRSNGQRPLWAYRVAVPEGTNSHANDMALMNQRRISLPSKLTDRLLAGIVPGAEASTAAKAAPLRNSAADDGVVNSTARSLAAIPPRGQMQVYGRAVAQPPLAPAKKAFSSQDEFVATMLPMAKQAAARIGVDPRYLVAQAALETGWGKSVMRAEDGTSSHNLFGIKAGQSWQGEQARAITSEFRDGAMVKETAQFRSYNSYQDSFHDLVTLLQSNDRYKEVVKSADNPEQFVRELQKAGYATDPDYASKISQIAKTMNSYQNYAAAGASTHL from the coding sequence ATGGCCATGGACATGCGCAAGAGCGGCCTGACCAGCACGGCGGATTCGGGTTCCTATTCCGACCTCAACCGGCTTAACCAGTTGAAGGTCGGCGACAAGAACAGCGACGGCAACATGCGCAAGGTCGCGCAGGAATTTGAGTCGCTGTTTCTCGGCGAGATGCTCAAGTCCATGCGTTCGGCCACCGAAGCCCTGGGCAAGGACAACCCGCTGAATACCCCGGCGGCCAAGCAGTACCAGGAAATGTACGACCAGCAGTTGGCGGTTTCCCTGTCTCGCGAGGGCGGCGGTATCGGCCTGGCGGACGTGCTGCTGCGCCAGATGCAAAAGAACAAACCGGTGGACGCCCAGGCGGCCACCCTGCAAGGCCCGGCTGCGCCCGCGAAGAAGGTGGATGTGCCGACTGAAATTGCCGCCGGTACCAAGGCCGATGGCCCGCTGGGCCGCAGCAATGGTCAGCGACCATTGTGGGCATACCGCGTGGCGGTGCCTGAAGGCACCAACTCCCACGCCAACGACATGGCGCTGATGAACCAGCGGCGCATCTCGTTGCCGAGCAAGCTGACGGATCGCCTGCTGGCCGGCATCGTGCCGGGTGCCGAGGCTTCCACTGCCGCCAAGGCCGCGCCGCTGCGTAACAGCGCTGCCGATGATGGCGTGGTCAACAGCACCGCCCGCAGCCTTGCCGCCATACCGCCTCGCGGGCAGATGCAGGTTTACGGCCGCGCCGTAGCCCAGCCACCGCTGGCACCGGCGAAGAAAGCCTTCAGCTCGCAGGATGAATTTGTCGCCACCATGTTGCCGATGGCCAAGCAGGCCGCTGCGAGGATTGGCGTCGATCCACGCTACCTGGTGGCCCAGGCCGCCCTGGAAACCGGTTGGGGTAAATCGGTGATGCGTGCCGAGGATGGCACCAGCAGCCACAACCTGTTCGGTATCAAGGCCGGCCAGAGTTGGCAGGGCGAACAGGCCCGGGCGATCACCAGCGAGTTTCGCGATGGCGCGATGGTCAAGGAGACGGCGCAGTTCCGTTCCTACAATTCCTACCAGGACAGCTTCCATGACCTGGTCACGTTGCTGCAAAGCAATGATCGCTATAAAGAAGTTGTGAAATCAGCCGACAACCCGGAACAGTTTGTGCGCGAGTTGCAAAAAGCCGGTTATGCAACCGACCCGGATTACGCCAGCAAGATTTCGCAGATCGCAAAAACGATGAACAGCTACCAGAACTACGCTGCCGCGGGCGCTTCCACTCATTTATAA
- a CDS encoding flagellar basal body rod protein FlgF, protein MDKYLYVAMTGASQNALAQKAHANNLANVSTNGFQRDLEQARSMPVFGDSFPARAFALTERPGTDFSPGAMIETGRDLDVAVSGDGWMAVQNPDGGESYVRSASMNVDALGVLRAGNGMPIMGNGGPIAVPPQQQIEVGQDGTISIRAMGEGPRVMAEVDRIKLVQPDLKNMTKGLDGTIHTKDGQPAQADANVKLTSGFLQASNVNAVEEMTAVLALSKQFELHIKMMNSAKEDDQAMTRVLAMS, encoded by the coding sequence GTGGATAAGTACCTTTACGTAGCAATGACCGGCGCCAGCCAGAATGCACTGGCGCAGAAGGCCCACGCCAACAACTTGGCGAACGTTTCCACCAATGGTTTCCAGCGTGACCTGGAACAGGCGCGCTCGATGCCGGTGTTCGGTGACAGCTTTCCGGCGCGGGCCTTTGCCTTGACCGAGCGCCCAGGTACGGACTTTTCCCCTGGCGCGATGATTGAAACCGGCCGTGACCTCGATGTGGCCGTCAGCGGTGACGGCTGGATGGCCGTGCAAAACCCGGATGGCGGCGAATCCTACGTGCGCAGCGCCAGCATGAACGTCGATGCGCTGGGTGTGCTGCGGGCCGGCAACGGTATGCCGATCATGGGCAACGGCGGCCCGATTGCCGTGCCGCCCCAGCAGCAGATCGAAGTCGGCCAGGACGGCACCATCAGCATCCGCGCCATGGGCGAAGGCCCGCGGGTGATGGCTGAAGTGGACCGGATCAAGCTGGTGCAGCCCGACCTCAAGAACATGACCAAGGGCCTCGACGGCACCATCCACACCAAGGATGGCCAGCCGGCCCAGGCCGATGCCAACGTCAAGCTGACGTCGGGCTTCCTGCAGGCGAGCAACGTGAACGCCGTCGAAGAAATGACGGCAGTCCTGGCCCTGTCCAAGCAGTTCGAATTGCACATCAAGATGATGAACAGCGCCAAAGAAGACGACCAGGCCATGACCCGCGTCCTGGCGATGAGCTGA
- a CDS encoding flagellar basal body P-ring protein FlgI, whose product MAAMLLLALSAGAQAERLKDIASISGVRSNQLIGYGLVVGLNGTGDQTTQTPFTLQTFNNMLSQFGIKVPPGSGNVQLKNVAAVSISADLPPFAKPGQVVDITVSSMGNSKSLRGGTLLMTPLKGIDGNVYAIAQGNLVVGGFDAEGRDGSKITVNVPSAGRIPGGASVERTVPSGFNQGNSLTLNLNRSDFTTAKRVVDKINELLGPGVAQAIDGGSVRVTAPLDPSQRVDYLSLLENLEVDPGQAVAKVIINSRTGTIVIGQNVKVSPAAVTHGSLTVTITEDPIVSQPGPLSNGQTAVVPRSRVNAQQEAKPMFKFGPGTTLDEIVRAVNQVGAAPGDLMAILEALKQAGALQADLIVI is encoded by the coding sequence ATGGCTGCGATGTTGCTGCTGGCCCTGAGCGCAGGCGCCCAGGCCGAGCGCTTGAAAGACATCGCGAGCATTTCCGGCGTGCGGTCCAACCAGCTGATCGGCTACGGCCTGGTGGTGGGGCTTAACGGCACCGGTGACCAGACCACCCAGACCCCGTTCACCCTGCAGACCTTCAACAACATGCTCTCGCAGTTCGGCATCAAGGTGCCGCCGGGCTCGGGCAACGTGCAGTTGAAGAACGTCGCGGCGGTGTCCATCAGCGCTGACTTGCCGCCGTTCGCCAAGCCGGGGCAGGTGGTCGATATCACCGTCTCGTCCATGGGTAACTCGAAAAGCCTGCGCGGCGGCACCTTGCTGATGACCCCGCTCAAAGGTATCGACGGCAACGTCTACGCCATTGCCCAGGGCAACCTGGTGGTGGGTGGCTTTGATGCCGAAGGTCGCGACGGTTCGAAGATCACCGTCAACGTGCCGTCGGCCGGGCGGATTCCCGGTGGTGCCTCGGTGGAGCGCACCGTGCCCAGCGGCTTCAACCAGGGCAACAGCCTGACCCTGAACCTCAACCGCTCTGACTTCACCACCGCCAAGCGCGTGGTCGACAAGATCAATGAGCTGCTCGGCCCGGGCGTGGCCCAGGCCATCGATGGCGGCTCGGTTCGTGTGACGGCACCGCTGGACCCAAGCCAGCGTGTGGACTACCTGTCTCTGCTGGAAAACCTTGAGGTTGACCCGGGCCAGGCGGTGGCGAAAGTCATCATCAACTCGCGGACCGGCACCATCGTGATCGGCCAGAACGTCAAGGTTTCGCCAGCGGCCGTGACCCACGGCAGCCTGACCGTGACCATCACCGAAGACCCGATCGTCAGCCAGCCTGGCCCGTTGTCCAACGGCCAGACTGCCGTGGTCCCCCGTTCGCGGGTGAATGCCCAGCAAGAAGCCAAGCCGATGTTCAAGTTCGGCCCCGGCACCACCCTGGACGAGATTGTCCGTGCGGTGAACCAGGTGGGCGCAGCGCCCGGCGACTTGATGGCGATCCTCGAAGCATTGAAACAGGCCGGCGCCTTGCAAGCCGACCTGATCGTGATCTGA
- a CDS encoding flagellar hook-associated protein 3: MRISTQQYFDTSASKYQTNYSGVVKAQDQASSGIRVQTASDDPVAAARLLQLQQQKDMLGQFNGNINTLQNSLTNEESVLKSINTALQRGNELALRAANQSLSDDDRKSIASEVGALEDQVLGLLNSKDANGNYMFSGSKTDTPPYIRNNDGTYTYQGDETPLSLQISDNLSMAGGDTGKSMMESSTNTGRTQATLLPPAVNDGKVAVSAGTVTSGVTYTKSFTDGQPYKLTFSSSTQYSVTDKDGNDVTSEIPGNGTFDATKEGASSVNLRGVKFDISLTLGADVAPGADSDALVAGKAFTLQSKPDTFSASRSPGNASTAQVTGGQVTDQAAYASTFPDTGAVIKFTSGTTYEVYAQPYSPNSKTIATGTMAAGATSINAAGVTFDISGAPGAGDQFAVSAVSNKNENALDTLSQLRKALETPADGNLVAQNNLKDVVAKTIGNLNNASSQIDQVRGSIGARQNALDLQTDENTSLGTANTNTMSSLGNVDMGQAAINLQLQQTMLQASQLAFVKISQLSLFNKM; this comes from the coding sequence ATGCGTATTTCTACACAGCAGTATTTCGACACCAGCGCCAGCAAGTACCAGACGAACTATTCCGGTGTGGTGAAAGCCCAGGACCAGGCGAGCAGCGGTATCCGGGTGCAGACCGCCTCCGATGACCCGGTCGCCGCCGCGCGCTTGCTGCAATTGCAGCAACAGAAAGACATGCTTGGCCAGTTCAACGGCAACATCAACACCCTGCAGAACTCGCTGACCAACGAAGAATCGGTGTTAAAGAGCATCAACACCGCCTTGCAGCGCGGTAATGAACTGGCGCTGCGTGCGGCCAACCAGTCCCTGAGCGATGACGATCGTAAATCCATCGCCAGCGAAGTGGGCGCGCTTGAGGACCAGGTGCTGGGCTTGCTCAACTCCAAGGATGCCAACGGCAACTACATGTTTTCCGGGTCGAAAACCGACACGCCGCCTTACATCCGCAATAACGACGGCACCTACACGTATCAGGGTGACGAGACGCCGCTGAGCTTGCAGATCTCGGACAATCTGTCGATGGCGGGGGGCGACACCGGTAAGTCGATGATGGAAAGTTCAACCAACACCGGTCGCACCCAGGCTACGTTGTTGCCGCCTGCGGTCAATGACGGCAAGGTCGCGGTATCGGCGGGCACGGTGACCTCCGGTGTCACCTACACCAAGAGTTTTACCGACGGCCAGCCCTACAAGCTGACCTTCAGCAGCAGCACGCAGTATTCCGTGACCGACAAGGACGGTAACGACGTTACCTCCGAGATTCCCGGCAACGGCACTTTCGACGCGACCAAAGAGGGCGCATCCAGCGTCAACCTGCGCGGCGTCAAGTTCGATATCAGCCTGACGCTCGGCGCGGACGTTGCGCCCGGCGCTGACTCCGACGCACTGGTGGCGGGCAAGGCGTTCACCCTGCAATCCAAGCCGGACACCTTCAGTGCTTCGCGTTCGCCAGGCAACGCGTCGACTGCACAAGTCACCGGTGGCCAGGTGACGGATCAGGCGGCCTACGCCAGCACCTTCCCTGATACCGGTGCGGTGATCAAATTCACCAGCGGCACCACGTATGAGGTGTATGCGCAGCCCTACAGTCCGAACAGCAAGACCATCGCGACCGGCACCATGGCTGCCGGTGCCACCTCGATCAACGCGGCCGGCGTGACGTTCGACATCAGTGGTGCGCCAGGGGCGGGCGACCAGTTTGCGGTCAGCGCCGTCAGCAACAAGAACGAAAACGCCCTGGACACGTTGAGCCAATTGCGCAAAGCCCTGGAAACGCCGGCTGACGGCAACCTGGTCGCGCAGAACAACCTCAAGGATGTGGTGGCCAAAACCATCGGCAACCTGAACAACGCCAGTTCACAGATTGACCAGGTGCGCGGCTCCATCGGTGCTCGCCAGAATGCCCTGGATCTTCAAACAGATGAAAACACCAGCCTGGGGACTGCCAATACCAACACCATGAGTTCCTTGGGCAACGTCGACATGGGTCAGGCGGCGATCAACCTGCAGCTTCAGCAAACCATGCTGCAGGCCTCTCAGTTGGCCTTTGTGAAAATCTCTCAGTTGAGCCTGTTCAACAAAATGTGA
- the flgG gene encoding flagellar basal-body rod protein FlgG: protein MLPALYVAKTGLSAQDTNLTTISNNLANVSTTGFKRDRAEFQDLLYQIKKQPGAQSTQDSELPSGLQLGTGVAIVGTQKNFSAGNLQQTGQPLDLAVNGKGFFQILQPDGTTTYTRDGTFHLDSNGQVVTANGFALEPAIVVPNNAQTFTVGNDGTVSITVAGNPASQVIGNLQTADFINPAGLQAIGNNLFLETASSGAPQIGTPGLNGFGTTLQSTLETSNVSTVEEMVNMITTQRAYEMNSKVISTADQMLSFVTQNL, encoded by the coding sequence ATGCTTCCGGCTCTATACGTTGCCAAGACAGGCCTGTCCGCCCAGGACACCAACCTGACCACCATTTCCAACAACCTGGCCAACGTGTCGACCACGGGTTTCAAACGTGACCGCGCCGAGTTCCAGGACTTGCTCTATCAGATCAAGAAGCAGCCTGGCGCCCAGTCGACCCAGGACAGCGAATTGCCGTCGGGCCTGCAACTGGGTACCGGTGTGGCAATCGTTGGCACCCAGAAGAACTTCAGCGCCGGTAACCTGCAGCAGACCGGCCAACCGCTGGACCTGGCAGTCAACGGCAAGGGTTTCTTCCAGATCCTGCAGCCGGACGGCACCACCACCTACACCCGTGACGGTACGTTCCACCTGGACTCCAACGGCCAAGTCGTGACCGCCAATGGCTTCGCGCTGGAGCCGGCGATTGTCGTGCCGAACAACGCCCAGACCTTCACCGTCGGCAACGACGGCACCGTGTCGATCACCGTGGCCGGCAACCCGGCGTCCCAGGTGATCGGCAACCTGCAAACCGCTGACTTCATCAACCCGGCCGGCCTGCAGGCGATCGGTAACAACCTGTTCCTGGAAACCGCGTCCAGCGGCGCGCCGCAAATCGGCACCCCGGGCCTCAACGGCTTTGGTACCACCCTGCAAAGCACCCTGGAAACATCCAACGTCAGCACCGTTGAAGAGATGGTCAACATGATCACCACTCAGCGCGCCTACGAGATGAACTCCAAGGTGATTTCCACCGCCGACCAGATGCTTTCGTTCGTAACGCAGAATCTGTAA
- the flgH gene encoding flagellar basal body L-ring protein FlgH, translated as MNRYVSVLALSGIAVLAGCVAPTPKPNDPYYAPVLPRTPLPAAANNGSIYQAGFEQNLYSDRKAFRVGDIITITLNEKTQASKNANSQIGKTSKTSIGLTSLFGGVPNTNNPLGSGDLSLDAGYSGDRATNGKSAAGQGNSLTGSITVTVADVLPNGIIAVRGEKWMTLNTGDELVRIAGMVRADDISTDNTVPSTRIADARITYSGTGSFADASQPGWFDRFFLSPLFPF; from the coding sequence ATGAATCGCTATGTTTCTGTTCTGGCATTGAGTGGGATTGCTGTGCTCGCGGGCTGTGTCGCCCCGACGCCTAAGCCCAATGACCCGTACTATGCGCCGGTGTTGCCGCGCACGCCGTTGCCGGCGGCCGCCAACAATGGCTCGATCTACCAGGCCGGGTTCGAACAGAACCTGTACAGCGACCGCAAGGCCTTCCGGGTCGGTGACATCATCACCATCACGCTGAACGAGAAGACCCAGGCGAGCAAGAACGCCAACTCGCAGATCGGCAAGACCAGCAAGACCAGCATCGGCCTGACTTCATTGTTTGGCGGTGTACCGAACACCAACAACCCGCTGGGCAGCGGTGACCTGAGCCTGGACGCCGGCTACAGCGGCGACCGCGCCACCAACGGCAAGAGTGCGGCAGGGCAGGGCAACAGCCTGACCGGCTCGATCACCGTGACCGTGGCCGACGTGCTGCCCAACGGCATCATTGCCGTACGCGGCGAGAAGTGGATGACCCTCAACACCGGTGACGAACTGGTGCGCATTGCGGGCATGGTTCGCGCCGACGATATCTCCACCGACAACACCGTGCCGTCGACACGGATTGCCGATGCACGCATCACCTACTCGGGTACGGGTTCGTTTGCTGACGCCAGTCAGCCGGGCTGGTTTGACCGTTTCTTCCTTAGCCCGCTGTTCCCTTTCTAG